In Pseudomonas grandcourensis, the DNA window GTGCTGTCGTCCAGGAAATCGCCCTGGACGTAGCTGATGCCTTGGGCGAGTTTGGCCCACAGCGCCGGGTCAAGGGCTTGATCGCCCTTGCCGGTCCTGGTGGCCACCTCGTTACGGATGAAGTCTTCGAGTTTTTTCGCGAAGCCTTCATCGCTGATGGCGTTGTGGTCAACGCCGATGATCCGCAGTCCATTGCCGAGTAAACCGTCACGGCTGAGGTTGTACAGCGCCGGCATCAGCAGGCGCTTGACCAGATCGCCGTGGGCGCCGAACAGGAACAGCGTGGTTGGCGGCGCGGGTTCAGCCTTGGATTTTCTGCGGATCGCGTGGGTCATTTTTTCGAGGTCTCCACATGGCCGCCGAAGCCGAAGCGCTGGGCCGAGAGAACCTTGTCGCCAAAGGTACCTTGCCCACGGGAACGGTAGCGAGAGAACAGCGAGTTCGACAGCACCGGCACCGGCACCGCTTGCTCCATGGCAGCTTCGATGGTCCATTGACCTTCACCGCTGTCGGCCACGGACCCGGAGAAACCGTCGAGCTTCGGATCGCTGGCCAGGGCGTCGGCCGTCAGGTCCAGCAACCACGAGGACACCACGCTGCCACGGCGCCACACTTCGGCGATGTCGGCCACGTTCAGGTCGAAACGCTGGTCTTGCGGCAGGCTCTCGCTGTTTTTGGTCTTGAGAATGTCGAAGCCTTCTGCAAACGCCTGCATCATTCCGTATTCGATGCCGTTGTGGATCATCTTCACGAAGTGCCCGGAACCGGCCGGACCTGCGTGAATGTAGCCACGCTCGGCGCGATCGTCGTCGGACTTGCGGTCCTTGGTGCGCGGGATGTCGCCCAGGCCCGGAGCCAGGGTTGCGAACAGCGGGTCGAGGCGTTTAACGGTCTCGGCGTCGCCGCCGATCATCATGCAGTAACCGCGCTCCAGGCCCCAGACACCGCCGGACGTACCGACGTCGATGTAGTGCAGGCCTTTTTCCGACAAGGTCTTGGCCCGGCGGATATCGTCCTTATAGAAGGTGTTGCCGCCGTCGATGATGGTGTCGCCGGCTTCGAGCAAGGTGCTCAGGGTGTCGATGGTTTCTTCGGTCGGCGCGCCGGCCGGCAGCATGACCCAGACCGCTCGCGGTTTGGCCAGGCCGGCGACCAGCGCCGGCAGATCGGTGACGCCGGTGGAGCCCTCTGCGGCCAGGGCTTCGACAAAGGCGGTATTGCGATCGTAAACAACGGTGGTGTGCCCGTTGAGCATCAGGCGCCGCGCAATATTGCCGCCCATGCGGCCCAGTCCAATAATCCCGAGTTGCATGTGCTGATGCTCCCTACTACAAATAAATGTGTGTCAAAGGTTATAGCCCAACGCGACTCATGAGGTTAGTCCAGAGCGTTGGCGTGAAGTTTCCGGGCATTGTGCCCGATCCTGATGGATAACGTCGGGAATCAAACCGAAGACACAACGACCATGAAAAATAAAAAAGTTCCCTTCAGGGGCAAAAGAAATCAAAATTGGCGCCGATAGTAGGTCAGCCCCGGATTTCGAGGCGTACCTACAGTTGAGACACGCCATTTGCGAGGTGAGCAATGGGCACAGTACATACCGCACTGCCAGCACAAACTCTTTATGTCACTATCCGTCGCGATGAATTGCGCCAGTTGAAAGACGAACGCGATCAATTGAAACAGGAACTGGCGCAGCTGCGGCTGTTGCTGCAAGCCAATCAAGTGCAGCCCCTGGCTGTGGTGCAACGCGCCCCACTCGCCTGATTCCCTCCTTTGAAGCGGGAGCAGTCTGCACTGCTTCCGCGCCGGCTCGCGACCTTCTCCGAGCAGGCTTCCCGCGCTAGCCATGAAGGCCGTTGGTGAAGTTCATTCCCATTTAACGGATTCGGCGGATAATGCCATTTCGACACTGCTTCATTGATTCATGGACGAAAGGCATCCGACATCTGTAGTGGGAGGCAAACCATGAAACGCACCGCAATGATTCTCGCCGGCCTGATGGCCTTGGGCTCAACCAGCGCTTTTGCCGAAGGTGGAGCCGAACGCATGCGCTATTACTTCGAAAGCCTGCGACTGGCCCAGCAAGAAGCTCTGGGCCACCCTATCCAGAGCACTGAGCTGCGGGTTCCGGACGATCAAACCGCACAAATGACTGAAACCTACAGACCGAAATGATCCATGGTCTTTTGACTGCGACGCCAGCGTCGCACAAGACTGTCGGGCGTCCTGATGGGCGCCCTTTTTTTGCCTGTTGAATCAGAGACTCTTGATCCAGAACAGCATCTGTCCATGGGCCGGGTCGAACATGCCGGGGGCGAAACCGGCTTTTTCATAGGCCCCCTGGGCCACAGCGTTGCCTTCCAGCACTTCCAGGGTGAGCTTGCAGCAGCCGCGCTGACGGGCGATGTCCTCGACCTTTTGCAGCATCTTCTGGCTCAAGCCCAGGCCGCGAAATTTTTTCACCACCGCCACATCGTGCACATTGACCAGCGGTCGGCAGGCAAAGGTCGAGAACCCCTCGAAGCAATTGACCAGCCCGGCCGGCTCGCCACCGACAAAAGCCAGCACACTGAAAGCGTGGGGACGCCGGGCAAGTTCTGCCGGGAGTTGCTCCAGTACATTGGCCGGCAATGGCTGGCCGCCTCCCATCGGGTCCTCGGCGTAGTGGTTCAACACCAGACAAATAGCCTCGGCATGCACCGGATTGGTGTAACTGGCCTGAAGCACAAGAATTTC includes these proteins:
- the gnd gene encoding phosphogluconate dehydrogenase (NAD(+)-dependent, decarboxylating), with the protein product MQLGIIGLGRMGGNIARRLMLNGHTTVVYDRNTAFVEALAAEGSTGVTDLPALVAGLAKPRAVWVMLPAGAPTEETIDTLSTLLEAGDTIIDGGNTFYKDDIRRAKTLSEKGLHYIDVGTSGGVWGLERGYCMMIGGDAETVKRLDPLFATLAPGLGDIPRTKDRKSDDDRAERGYIHAGPAGSGHFVKMIHNGIEYGMMQAFAEGFDILKTKNSESLPQDQRFDLNVADIAEVWRRGSVVSSWLLDLTADALASDPKLDGFSGSVADSGEGQWTIEAAMEQAVPVPVLSNSLFSRYRSRGQGTFGDKVLSAQRFGFGGHVETSKK
- a CDS encoding DUF6026 family protein, yielding MGTVHTALPAQTLYVTIRRDELRQLKDERDQLKQELAQLRLLLQANQVQPLAVVQRAPLA
- a CDS encoding GNAT family N-acetyltransferase; translation: MDSAEILVLQASYTNPVHAEAICLVLNHYAEDPMGGGQPLPANVLEQLPAELARRPHAFSVLAFVGGEPAGLVNCFEGFSTFACRPLVNVHDVAVVKKFRGLGLSQKMLQKVEDIARQRGCCKLTLEVLEGNAVAQGAYEKAGFAPGMFDPAHGQMLFWIKSL